A portion of the Pseudomonas protegens CHA0 genome contains these proteins:
- the mksE gene encoding Mks condensin complex protein MksE, protein MHLDLSELSQLAPIFRELFKGYHVSRRDPELYAQLSNFQDQYRTLFKALGFELVCDTRGFYYFVPDNAAAQVNKTAQRLALFTFILVEHLADQGRDPIAVLDGGSLGRDELPSLLEKYRDLFIQAEVQTQEELEEKIMRRMTQLGFAAEEPGIYRFLPPMHRFLDVCLSVQQDRDLAASLHSVLPLPTPVLVDNDSDEKLLQTDDPLDLSEFDESEESEEDALARAIAEEQELDA, encoded by the coding sequence ATGCATCTTGATCTTTCCGAACTGTCCCAGCTGGCGCCGATCTTCCGCGAGCTGTTCAAGGGTTACCACGTCAGCCGCCGCGACCCGGAGCTGTACGCCCAACTGTCGAATTTCCAGGACCAGTACCGCACCCTGTTCAAGGCCCTGGGCTTCGAGCTGGTGTGCGATACCCGCGGCTTCTACTACTTCGTGCCGGACAACGCCGCCGCCCAGGTGAACAAGACCGCCCAACGCCTGGCGCTGTTCACCTTCATCCTGGTGGAGCACCTGGCCGACCAGGGCCGCGACCCGATCGCCGTGCTCGACGGCGGCAGCCTGGGCCGCGACGAACTGCCGTCGCTGCTGGAAAAATACCGCGACCTGTTCATCCAGGCCGAAGTGCAGACCCAGGAAGAGCTGGAAGAGAAGATCATGCGCCGCATGACCCAGCTGGGTTTTGCCGCCGAGGAGCCGGGGATCTATCGCTTCCTGCCGCCGATGCACCGCTTCCTCGATGTCTGCCTGTCGGTGCAACAGGACCGCGACCTGGCCGCCAGCCTGCACAGCGTGCTGCCGTTGCCGACCCCGGTGCTGGTGGACAACGACAGCGACGAGAAACTGCTGCAGACCGATGACCCGCTGGACCTGAGCGAATTCGACGAGTCCGAAGAAAGTGAAGAAGACGCGCTGGCCCGAGCCATCGCCGAAGAACAGGAGCTCGACGCATGA
- the mksF gene encoding Mks condensin complex protein MksF, whose product MSKERYGIRRFALLNTAGYSLGLFPLEEPLSVYGANNLGKSASINALQFPILARMSDMSFGKYSLEQSRRFYFASDTSYILVEVSLPHGPHVIGVVGRGPGGGFGHQFFAYAGQLDLAHYQKDDTCLRQKELFTNLERQGLKAYELKPDELRRLLVGGHTSIPLDLTLIPLRSTSEQSLKTFRALFINLLHMREITAAKLKQLFLDAFEHSLRSGSVDYIAACDEAFRDVRRMEQDYNSLVAAGPLVEALANGVKQRDILRGKLHRLSPLLDSLLGTWSDYAGARKEELTIQAEHYRNEQDALQNDQRSSTQEMMRLEREITGTQRWLGELSVLKHRFALVDDVKVLEQQLLAAKDAHDELAGALAQSRQFSAEDLEERLRDLEKRLKSVKQQLDHADNNSYARLREEFSQQDVERLMRLFNSALFSLPLGEHGIALDDNGEWVKSVELILDGFKGERFEVPGLSIDISHIEPPALQALADRAALRDQKERLEKELKQLKTQAAVAADRAASKTQTEALYQQVLDAQKALEDFRRAQTLSAEEGEKLEQLAQMEAAQDELKRSSDAFTERVQQLSAKLQLVGRQIADMEAKQRTLDDALRRRQLLPADLPFGTPFMDPVDDSMDNLLPLLNDYQDSWQGLQRVDGQIEALYAQVRLKGVAKFDSEDDVERRLQLLINAYAHRTDEALTLGKARRAAVTDIARTLRNIRSDYDSLEHQLALFNREINKRQVSNLQSFRIVLAPNKEALKHIDQIIHSAGQYEEGETLSVFDLSQSAEQDNKNEEAKEYLARLVAANHNQLGLKDLFELAFEITKVNGQPVIHTDIDGAASNGTTMTIKALTNMYLLLHLMDRDQAGRIRLPYYLDEAADIDERNQAALLETSLQLGFVPILASVKPQVSAQVAIDLEGGSGPNGIYIDEADWKFIRRHDQVKAVLNAEPEAEAELDEV is encoded by the coding sequence ATGAGCAAGGAACGCTACGGCATCCGCCGCTTTGCCCTACTGAACACCGCCGGCTACAGCCTCGGCCTGTTCCCCCTGGAAGAGCCGCTGTCGGTCTACGGGGCCAACAACCTGGGCAAGTCGGCGTCGATCAACGCCCTGCAATTCCCGATTCTGGCGCGCATGTCGGACATGAGCTTCGGCAAGTACAGCCTGGAGCAATCCCGGCGCTTCTACTTCGCTTCCGACACCAGCTACATCCTGGTGGAGGTCTCGCTACCCCACGGCCCCCATGTGATCGGCGTGGTCGGGCGCGGCCCGGGCGGCGGTTTCGGCCACCAGTTCTTCGCCTACGCCGGCCAGCTGGACCTGGCGCATTACCAGAAGGACGACACCTGCCTGCGGCAGAAAGAGCTGTTCACCAACCTGGAGCGCCAGGGCCTCAAGGCCTATGAGCTCAAGCCCGATGAACTGCGGCGCCTGCTGGTGGGCGGCCACACCTCGATCCCCCTGGACCTGACCCTGATCCCGCTGCGCTCCACCAGCGAGCAGAGCCTGAAGACCTTCCGCGCGTTGTTCATCAACCTGCTGCACATGCGCGAAATCACCGCGGCCAAGCTCAAGCAGCTGTTCCTCGACGCCTTCGAGCACAGCCTGCGCTCCGGCAGCGTCGACTACATCGCCGCGTGCGACGAAGCTTTCCGCGACGTACGACGCATGGAGCAGGACTACAACTCCCTGGTGGCCGCCGGCCCCCTGGTGGAGGCCCTGGCCAACGGCGTGAAGCAGCGGGACATTCTGCGGGGCAAACTGCATCGCCTGTCACCGTTGCTGGACTCGCTGCTGGGCACCTGGTCGGACTACGCCGGCGCCCGCAAGGAAGAGCTGACCATCCAGGCCGAACATTACCGCAACGAGCAGGACGCGCTGCAGAACGACCAGCGCAGCAGCACCCAGGAAATGATGCGCCTGGAGCGGGAAATCACCGGCACCCAGCGCTGGCTCGGCGAACTGTCGGTGCTCAAGCACCGCTTCGCCCTGGTGGATGACGTCAAGGTCCTGGAACAGCAACTGCTGGCGGCCAAGGATGCCCACGATGAACTGGCCGGCGCCCTGGCCCAGTCCCGGCAATTCTCCGCCGAAGACCTGGAAGAGCGCCTGCGGGACCTGGAAAAACGTCTGAAGTCGGTCAAGCAGCAACTCGATCACGCTGACAACAACAGCTATGCCCGCCTGCGCGAGGAGTTCTCCCAGCAGGACGTGGAGCGCCTGATGCGCCTGTTCAACAGCGCGCTGTTCAGCCTGCCCCTGGGCGAGCACGGCATCGCCCTGGACGACAACGGCGAGTGGGTGAAGTCGGTGGAGCTGATCCTCGATGGCTTCAAGGGCGAGCGTTTCGAAGTGCCGGGGCTGTCCATCGACATCTCCCACATCGAGCCGCCAGCCCTGCAGGCCCTGGCTGACCGCGCCGCCCTGCGGGATCAGAAAGAGCGCCTGGAAAAAGAGCTCAAGCAGCTCAAGACCCAAGCTGCCGTGGCTGCAGACCGCGCCGCGAGCAAGACCCAGACCGAAGCCCTGTACCAGCAGGTACTGGATGCGCAGAAGGCCCTGGAAGACTTCCGCCGTGCCCAGACCCTGAGCGCCGAGGAAGGTGAGAAGCTGGAACAGCTGGCGCAGATGGAAGCGGCCCAGGACGAACTCAAGCGCTCCAGTGACGCCTTCACCGAACGCGTCCAGCAACTGTCGGCCAAGCTGCAACTGGTGGGCCGGCAGATTGCCGACATGGAAGCCAAGCAGCGCACCCTCGACGACGCCCTGCGTCGCCGTCAGTTGCTGCCGGCGGACCTGCCGTTCGGCACGCCGTTCATGGACCCGGTGGACGACTCCATGGACAACCTGCTGCCATTGCTCAACGACTACCAGGACAGCTGGCAGGGCTTGCAGCGGGTCGACGGGCAGATCGAGGCGCTGTATGCCCAGGTGCGCCTCAAGGGCGTGGCCAAGTTCGACAGTGAGGATGACGTAGAGCGGCGCCTGCAGCTGCTGATCAACGCCTATGCCCACCGCACCGACGAAGCCCTGACCCTGGGCAAGGCGCGCCGCGCCGCGGTCACCGATATCGCCCGGACCCTGCGCAATATCCGCAGCGACTACGACAGCCTGGAACACCAACTGGCGCTGTTCAACCGCGAGATCAACAAGCGCCAGGTGTCCAACCTGCAGAGCTTCCGCATCGTCCTGGCGCCGAACAAGGAAGCCCTCAAGCACATCGACCAGATCATCCACAGCGCCGGGCAATACGAAGAAGGCGAGACCCTGTCGGTGTTCGACCTGAGCCAGAGCGCGGAGCAGGACAACAAGAACGAAGAAGCCAAGGAGTACCTGGCGCGGCTGGTGGCGGCCAACCACAACCAGCTGGGCCTCAAGGACCTGTTCGAACTGGCGTTCGAGATCACCAAGGTCAACGGCCAGCCGGTCATCCACACCGACATCGATGGCGCGGCGTCCAACGGCACCACCATGACCATCAAGGCTCTGACCAACATGTACCTGTTGCTGCACTTGATGGACCGCGACCAGGCCGGGCGCATCCGCCTGCCTTACTACCTCGACGAGGCGGCGGACATCGACGAGCGCAACCAGGCGGCGCTGCTGGAAACCAGCCTGCAACTGGGCTTCGTGCCAATCCTGGCAAGTGTGAAGCCCCAGGTTTCGGCCCAGGTGGCCATCGACCTGGAAGGTGGCAGCGGACCGAACGGCATCTACATCGACGAGGCCGACTGGAAGTTCATCCGTCGTCACGATCAGGTCAAGGCCGTGCTGAACGCAGAGCCGGAAGCAGAAGCGGAGCTGGACGAAGTCTGA
- a CDS encoding PqiB family protein, whose protein sequence is MSDLPTAKTRPASNWSAIWVLPLIALIIGGWLGWRAYSQTGIEIQLRFESGEGIQANKTEVVYKGMPVGKVKTLALDDEGNSKGVIASVEMNKDVEQYLKTNTRFWLVKPSVSLAGITGLETLVSGNYIAVSPGDGEPSRKFKALAEEPPLSDAKPGLHLTIKAERLGSLNRGSPVFYKQIQVGQIKSFLLSEDQNTVELKVYIEPTYANLVRKHTRFWNASGISIDANLSGVKVRSESLSSIVAGGIAFATPENRKDSPPTDPSLPFRLYEDFDAAQAGIRVKVKLTDFEGLQAGRTPVMYKGIQVGSLKALKVDSDLSSATAELTLDPLAEDYLVQGTQFWTVKPSISLAGITGLEALVKGNYIAIRPGDKGAAPQREFEARAKAPPLDLRAPGLHMVLFTDNLGSLDVGSPILYKQVKVGSVQSYQFSHTRKQLVIGVHIEKEYEGLVNGSTRFWNVSGITLTGGLSGGIQIKSESLQSLMAGGIAFETPLPNVPLKKRIPRFRLFASQEEAAQRGTLVSIKVDRADGLRAGTPVRFKGLDVGKLEEVTLSADMQSVMLKARITEVPERIARVGSQFWVVKPELGLMKTSNLETLVTGQYIEVQPATKSQGVQTSFVALPQPPEASVQEAGLSLVLSAARRGSLKVGVPVTYREVAVGKVTGYELGQTADRVLIHILIEPKYAPLVRSGTRFWNSSGFGVDFGLFKGATVRTESLETLIQGGIAFATPDGERMGNPARPQQTFPLFDKFEEEWLTWAPKIPLGK, encoded by the coding sequence GGCTATCTGGGTATTGCCCCTGATTGCCCTGATCATCGGCGGCTGGCTGGGCTGGCGTGCCTACAGCCAGACCGGTATCGAGATCCAGTTGCGCTTTGAAAGCGGCGAGGGGATCCAGGCCAACAAGACTGAAGTGGTCTACAAGGGCATGCCCGTAGGTAAGGTCAAGACCCTGGCTCTGGACGATGAGGGCAACTCCAAGGGAGTGATTGCCTCGGTCGAGATGAACAAGGACGTCGAGCAGTACCTGAAGACCAACACGCGCTTCTGGCTGGTCAAACCCAGTGTCAGCCTGGCCGGGATCACAGGCCTGGAAACTCTGGTCTCGGGCAACTACATCGCCGTCAGCCCCGGGGATGGTGAGCCTAGTCGCAAGTTCAAGGCCCTGGCCGAGGAGCCTCCTTTATCTGATGCCAAACCGGGCCTGCACCTGACCATCAAGGCCGAGCGCCTGGGGTCGCTGAACCGTGGCAGCCCGGTGTTCTACAAGCAGATCCAGGTTGGCCAGATCAAGAGCTTCCTGCTCTCCGAAGACCAGAACACGGTGGAGCTCAAGGTCTATATCGAGCCCACCTATGCCAATCTGGTGCGCAAACACACACGTTTCTGGAACGCCAGCGGCATCAGCATCGACGCCAACCTGTCCGGGGTAAAAGTACGCAGCGAGTCCCTGTCCAGCATCGTCGCCGGGGGGATCGCCTTTGCCACGCCGGAGAATCGCAAGGACAGCCCGCCCACCGACCCAAGCCTGCCGTTCCGTCTGTATGAGGACTTTGACGCCGCCCAGGCCGGGATCCGCGTCAAGGTCAAGCTCACCGATTTCGAAGGCCTGCAGGCCGGGCGCACCCCGGTGATGTACAAGGGCATCCAGGTGGGCAGCCTGAAGGCCCTGAAGGTCGACTCCGACCTGAGCAGCGCCACCGCCGAGCTGACTCTCGATCCCCTGGCCGAGGATTACCTGGTCCAGGGCACCCAGTTCTGGACCGTCAAGCCTTCGATCTCCCTGGCCGGCATCACCGGTCTTGAGGCCCTGGTCAAGGGTAACTACATCGCTATCCGTCCCGGCGACAAGGGCGCCGCGCCCCAGCGCGAGTTCGAGGCCCGGGCCAAGGCCCCGCCGCTGGACCTGCGTGCCCCCGGCCTGCACATGGTGCTGTTCACCGACAACCTGGGGTCCCTGGATGTCGGCAGCCCGATTCTCTATAAACAGGTCAAGGTCGGGTCGGTGCAGAGCTACCAGTTCTCCCACACCCGCAAGCAACTGGTGATCGGCGTCCACATCGAGAAGGAATATGAAGGCCTGGTCAACGGTTCGACGCGCTTCTGGAACGTCAGTGGCATCACCCTGACCGGGGGCCTGAGCGGTGGTATCCAGATCAAGAGCGAGTCGCTGCAAAGCCTGATGGCGGGTGGCATCGCCTTCGAGACCCCGCTGCCCAACGTGCCGCTGAAAAAGCGCATTCCACGTTTCCGCCTGTTCGCCAGCCAGGAGGAGGCGGCGCAGCGCGGCACCCTGGTGAGCATCAAGGTTGATCGCGCCGACGGCTTGCGGGCCGGCACGCCTGTACGCTTCAAGGGCCTGGACGTGGGCAAGCTGGAAGAAGTGACCCTCAGCGCCGACATGCAATCGGTCATGCTCAAGGCGCGGATCACCGAAGTGCCCGAGCGCATCGCCCGGGTCGGCAGCCAGTTCTGGGTGGTCAAGCCGGAGTTGGGCCTGATGAAGACCTCGAACCTGGAAACCCTGGTCACCGGCCAATACATCGAGGTCCAGCCTGCGACGAAGAGCCAGGGCGTGCAGACCAGTTTTGTCGCCTTGCCGCAACCGCCGGAAGCCAGCGTTCAGGAAGCCGGCCTGAGCCTGGTGTTGAGCGCTGCTCGGCGTGGCTCGCTGAAAGTCGGAGTGCCGGTAACCTACCGCGAAGTGGCGGTGGGCAAGGTGACCGGTTACGAGCTGGGCCAGACGGCCGATCGCGTACTGATCCACATCCTCATCGAACCCAAGTACGCACCGCTGGTTCGCAGTGGTACGCGCTTCTGGAACAGCAGTGGATTTGGTGTCGACTTCGGCCTGTTCAAAGGGGCGACGGTGCGTACCGAATCCCTGGAGACCCTGATCCAGGGGGGGATTGCCTTCGCGACGCCGGATGGCGAGCGCATGGGCAACCCGGCGCGGCCTCAGCAGACCTTCCCGCTGTTCGACAAGTTCGAAGAGGAATGGCTGACCTGGGCACCGAAGATCCCCCTGGGCAAATAA